One Sodalinema gerasimenkoae IPPAS B-353 DNA segment encodes these proteins:
- the dndD gene encoding DNA sulfur modification protein DndD — protein sequence MKFLELVLQNFGPYIGRQELNLRPIEAEGGELAPIILFGGMNGGGKTTLMDAIRLALYGQRAQCSTRGSLNYGEFLAQCVNRHSDPHAKTSIELLFEQVVDNQQVRYRIIRTWDRHPKEGKETLGIYQPDGVGNSDWKDEGLSETWDEYVETLLPLGISNLFLFDGEQVKELAEQEAPPPLVSGAIKSLLGLELAERLAVDLEVLVNRKRKTLAGKKERAEIEAIERRLQEAQQEHQQLQQQVKELKRERQSALEDEERATAVFRAQGGKIAEERAALEAQLGSQKQEVERHRDRLRDLAAGCLPLVAVQPLLEAAERQGDWEQRETRARLLQGAMQERDQRLLDLLQGLGLAKPQLETVQDFLQEDSPETQDEAAVWLGLSDRQLQGLRALLGDRLLDGVRQTEATQEHLQGALEAFARTEQLIAQAAPKEESDRLLLAMTEAQGARQKLDAMLELQEREVQQRGAEVERIKKELASYGEENVDRQNANHLIDNAKSVQRTLAQFREQLTLRKLNKLELEVTECFRYLLHKSDLVHRVVIEAEDFRLLLYDRQGQMVPKHRLSAGEKQLLAIAFLWGLARVSGRQLPVAIDTPLGRLDSSHRQNLVERYFPAASHQVILLSTDTEIREPEAKQLREFGAIAREYRLDYDPKLQQTQVKPGYFEFGQ from the coding sequence ATGAAATTTCTCGAACTCGTCCTACAAAATTTTGGTCCTTATATTGGACGACAAGAACTCAATCTGCGCCCCATCGAAGCCGAAGGGGGCGAACTGGCGCCGATTATCCTCTTTGGGGGGATGAATGGTGGCGGTAAAACCACCCTCATGGATGCGATTCGCCTGGCCCTCTACGGACAACGGGCCCAATGTTCGACTCGGGGAAGTCTCAATTATGGGGAGTTCCTGGCTCAATGTGTGAATCGCCATAGTGACCCCCATGCGAAAACCAGTATTGAACTGCTGTTTGAGCAGGTGGTGGATAATCAGCAGGTGCGGTATCGCATCATTCGCACGTGGGATCGGCATCCCAAGGAGGGGAAGGAAACCCTGGGGATTTATCAGCCGGATGGGGTGGGAAATAGTGATTGGAAGGATGAGGGCCTGTCAGAAACTTGGGATGAGTATGTGGAAACGCTGCTTCCTTTGGGAATTTCTAATCTGTTTCTGTTTGATGGGGAACAGGTGAAGGAGTTGGCGGAACAGGAGGCCCCACCGCCGTTGGTGTCGGGAGCGATTAAGTCTCTGTTGGGGTTGGAGTTGGCCGAACGCTTGGCGGTGGATTTGGAGGTGTTGGTGAATCGCAAGCGGAAGACGTTGGCGGGGAAAAAGGAACGGGCGGAGATTGAGGCGATTGAGCGGCGCTTGCAGGAGGCTCAGCAGGAACATCAGCAGCTTCAGCAACAGGTCAAAGAGTTGAAACGGGAGCGCCAGAGCGCCCTGGAGGACGAGGAACGAGCGACGGCGGTGTTTCGCGCTCAGGGGGGCAAAATTGCTGAGGAACGGGCGGCCCTGGAGGCTCAGCTTGGGAGTCAGAAACAGGAGGTGGAGCGTCATCGCGATCGCCTGCGGGATTTGGCGGCGGGCTGTTTACCTCTGGTTGCGGTTCAGCCGTTGTTAGAGGCAGCCGAGCGGCAGGGGGACTGGGAACAACGGGAAACTCGCGCTCGTTTGTTGCAGGGGGCGATGCAGGAGCGAGATCAGCGGCTGTTGGATCTGTTGCAAGGGTTGGGATTGGCGAAACCTCAGTTAGAGACGGTACAAGATTTTTTGCAGGAAGATAGCCCTGAGACGCAGGATGAGGCGGCGGTGTGGTTGGGGTTGAGCGATCGCCAGTTGCAGGGGTTACGAGCCTTGTTGGGCGATCGCCTCCTGGATGGGGTGCGTCAAACTGAGGCGACACAGGAACATTTACAAGGGGCGTTAGAGGCGTTTGCACGGACGGAACAGCTCATTGCTCAGGCGGCTCCGAAGGAGGAGAGCGATCGCCTCTTACTCGCGATGACGGAGGCTCAGGGGGCACGCCAGAAACTCGATGCCATGCTGGAGTTGCAGGAACGGGAGGTTCAGCAGCGAGGGGCTGAGGTGGAACGAATTAAGAAGGAGTTGGCCAGTTATGGGGAGGAGAATGTCGATCGCCAAAATGCCAATCATTTAATTGATAACGCCAAGTCGGTGCAACGGACGTTAGCTCAATTCCGGGAACAGTTGACGCTACGGAAGTTGAATAAGCTAGAACTGGAGGTGACGGAATGTTTCCGCTATCTGTTGCACAAGTCGGATTTGGTGCATCGGGTGGTCATTGAGGCGGAGGACTTTCGCTTACTGTTATATGATCGTCAGGGGCAGATGGTTCCCAAACATCGTCTCTCGGCTGGGGAAAAGCAACTGTTGGCGATCGCCTTCCTCTGGGGATTGGCGCGGGTATCAGGCCGTCAGCTTCCGGTGGCGATCGATACGCCTCTGGGCCGTTTGGATTCGTCCCACCGTCAAAATTTGGTGGAACGCTATTTCCCGGCGGCGAGTCATCAGGTGATTTTGCTGTCAACGGATACGGAGATTCGTGAACCCGAAGCCAAGCAACTACGCGAGTTTGGGGCGATCGCGCGGGAATACCGCCTCGACTATGACCCCAAGTTGCAGCAAACCCAAGTGAAACCGGGGTATTTTGAGTTTGGGCAATAG
- a CDS encoding Spy/CpxP family protein refolding chaperone has product MINLTRSSNRFKNPNCTRKAVLWGLLGFLALGTLTSSYANAEDLRPRENHMSQRGSRDGGQMRWMERLDLTSEQTNSIQAIRDRYQPQIDSVRERMQQQRDTMHSVMGSDASEAEIRQQRQQMMQLRDEMSELRFNSMMEIREVLTEEQRAQVREWMEERRGEWGRDRGNRGERRGSGGTR; this is encoded by the coding sequence ATGATTAACTTAACTCGTTCCAGCAATCGCTTCAAAAACCCAAACTGCACTCGCAAAGCTGTTCTTTGGGGACTTCTCGGGTTCCTGGCGTTGGGAACGTTAACCTCCTCCTACGCCAATGCTGAAGATTTACGCCCCCGTGAGAATCACATGAGTCAGCGTGGCTCCCGAGATGGGGGACAAATGCGTTGGATGGAACGCTTAGACTTAACGTCGGAACAAACGAACTCCATTCAAGCCATCCGCGATCGCTATCAACCGCAAATTGACTCGGTTCGGGAACGGATGCAACAGCAGCGGGATACCATGCACAGCGTCATGGGGAGTGACGCGTCTGAAGCTGAAATTCGTCAACAGCGTCAACAGATGATGCAGTTGCGCGATGAGATGTCGGAGTTGCGCTTCAACTCGATGATGGAAATCCGCGAAGTTCTGACGGAGGAACAGCGGGCCCAGGTTCGCGAGTGGATGGAAGAACGTCGTGGAGAATGGGGACGCGATCGCGGAAACCGGGGTGAACGTCGTGGCTCTGGGGGAACCCGCTAA
- a CDS encoding sigma-70 family RNA polymerase sigma factor, whose translation MVVAAMVAADKPDRPADGELVRRCCQGDELSFRELYRRYQGKVRATLYQLCGREVLDDLVQETFLRVWRGLPKLRSPDYFSTWLYRIVWNVATDKRREFAKSADLRAKLQPEPPVAPPDLMELHYRDWVEQALQELKLDFRSVIVLHDLEDLPQKQVAEILNIPVGTVKSRLFHGRKLVRQYLEKQGVTF comes from the coding sequence ATGGTGGTAGCAGCAATGGTAGCAGCAGACAAACCTGATCGCCCCGCCGATGGGGAGTTAGTGCGTCGGTGCTGTCAAGGAGATGAACTGAGTTTTCGGGAACTATATCGACGCTATCAAGGGAAGGTGCGAGCAACGCTTTACCAACTTTGTGGTCGGGAGGTGCTCGATGATCTGGTTCAGGAAACCTTCTTGCGGGTTTGGAGGGGGCTGCCGAAACTGCGATCGCCCGACTACTTCTCCACTTGGCTCTATCGTATTGTTTGGAACGTGGCCACCGACAAACGGCGGGAGTTTGCCAAAAGCGCCGATTTGCGCGCCAAACTCCAACCGGAACCGCCGGTAGCCCCCCCGGATCTGATGGAACTCCATTATCGGGATTGGGTGGAACAGGCGCTACAAGAGCTGAAACTGGATTTTAGGAGTGTGATTGTTTTGCATGATCTCGAAGATCTTCCCCAAAAACAGGTGGCGGAAATTCTCAACATTCCGGTGGGAACCGTCAAATCTCGTTTGTTCCACGGGCGAAAACTCGTCCGGCAGTATCTTGAAAAGCAGGGGGTGACATTTTGA
- a CDS encoding Npun_R2821/Npun_R2822 family protein, with product MRGIYITANDRFLDLSIALLNSIRHYDQETPITLIPYDENVQEVADYLSKHYQVKLYSDLDTIQRISDQALKIFGDSFFARPNQFRKQVCWFGDYDEFLYIDTDIVVFDKIIDQLDAFDKHDFLCLDYQHSGGIKNVFSPTIFEEGVLSEEDVNGIFNGGWWAGKKGLFDEADLYDVFAECAAHPSYFDFSQKTSDQPIINYMILTRLKPEQRFNLVHQGDGLPGSWAGSSQFLPTGDGALLDPNHGNKRLHYLHWAGIRITPGCPYWDIWKHYRYLNSSVVPPDSELVPKVSLAQRVRKWLKK from the coding sequence ATGCGTGGAATCTATATCACTGCCAATGACCGCTTTTTGGACTTATCGATCGCACTCCTCAATAGCATCCGTCACTACGATCAAGAGACTCCCATCACCCTGATTCCCTATGACGAGAACGTCCAAGAGGTGGCAGATTATCTTAGCAAGCATTATCAAGTTAAACTCTATTCGGACTTAGATACGATTCAGCGAATCTCTGACCAGGCTTTAAAGATTTTCGGCGATAGTTTTTTTGCCCGTCCCAATCAGTTTCGTAAGCAAGTCTGTTGGTTTGGAGACTATGATGAATTCCTGTATATTGATACCGATATCGTCGTTTTTGATAAAATTATTGACCAACTTGACGCATTCGACAAACATGATTTTCTATGCTTAGACTACCAGCATTCTGGTGGCATTAAAAATGTATTTTCCCCAACTATTTTTGAAGAAGGTGTTTTATCTGAAGAGGATGTGAACGGAATTTTCAACGGAGGCTGGTGGGCTGGTAAGAAAGGTTTATTTGACGAAGCCGATCTCTACGACGTGTTTGCTGAATGTGCCGCCCATCCCAGTTACTTCGATTTTAGCCAGAAAACCTCAGATCAGCCCATCATCAACTACATGATCTTAACTCGCCTGAAACCAGAACAGCGTTTTAACTTAGTCCATCAAGGGGATGGTCTGCCCGGAAGTTGGGCGGGTAGTTCTCAGTTTCTGCCCACCGGTGACGGCGCGTTGCTGGACCCTAACCATGGTAACAAACGCTTGCACTATCTCCACTGGGCGGGAATTCGCATTACTCCCGGCTGTCCCTACTGGGACATTTGGAAGCATTATCGCTACCTTAACAGCTCCGTCGTTCCCCCGGATTCAGAGTTAGTTCCGAAAGTCTCCTTAGCACAACGAGTCCGAAAATGGCTCAAAAAATGA
- a CDS encoding cupin domain-containing protein, with product MASVKESPKEATNHKTLPTLAETTQGIAATELRPWGSFTVLEEGTRYKIKRIEVKPGHRLSLQMHHHRSEHWIVVSGTARVICDEKEELVYSNQSTYVPQGTSHRLENPGVIPLVLIEVQNGEYLGEDDIIRFQDDYARKDNG from the coding sequence ATGGCATCTGTTAAAGAATCTCCCAAAGAAGCCACTAATCATAAAACTTTACCCACCTTAGCCGAGACCACCCAAGGCATCGCAGCCACCGAACTGCGCCCCTGGGGTTCCTTCACCGTCCTCGAAGAAGGAACTCGTTATAAAATCAAACGAATTGAAGTCAAGCCGGGACATCGCCTCAGCTTGCAGATGCACCACCATCGCAGCGAGCATTGGATCGTTGTCTCCGGAACGGCGCGAGTCATCTGTGATGAGAAGGAGGAACTGGTCTACAGCAACCAGTCCACCTATGTTCCTCAAGGAACCAGCCACCGCCTCGAAAACCCCGGTGTCATCCCCCTCGTTCTCATTGAAGTTCAGAATGGTGAGTATCTCGGGGAAGACGATATTATCCGCTTCCAGGACGATTACGCCCGCAAGGACAACGGCTAA
- a CDS encoding pentapeptide repeat-containing protein, with product MANAIHLALVENGAARWTNAKRGQGAIALDLTDAHLIGADFRDFNLAHCNFRGATLIGANFRGATLTGADLSGANLNGANFHQANLRQANLNGAQLRRASLCEADLQGAHLNQADLSEATLHGAELIGAYLYEANLSYSDLSGVHFNGSYLAGANLTNANLSQADLRQTHLHHANFSGATLTEVVLRYAQMQGVILDAAQLSQIDDSGAVGIKNNSPNL from the coding sequence GTGGCAAACGCGATACATCTGGCCCTAGTGGAAAATGGGGCGGCCCGATGGACGAATGCAAAACGGGGTCAGGGGGCGATCGCTTTAGATTTAACCGACGCACATCTGATCGGTGCAGATTTTCGAGATTTTAATCTGGCTCATTGCAATTTCCGGGGGGCGACTCTGATTGGGGCTAACTTTCGCGGGGCGACGCTCACCGGGGCAGACTTAAGTGGCGCCAACCTCAATGGGGCCAACTTTCATCAAGCCAACCTGCGACAGGCCAACCTCAACGGCGCTCAACTACGTCGCGCCAGTTTATGTGAAGCAGATTTACAAGGCGCTCATCTCAATCAAGCGGACTTATCCGAAGCCACACTCCACGGTGCAGAACTGATTGGGGCCTATCTCTATGAGGCCAATCTCTCCTACAGCGACCTTTCTGGGGTGCATTTCAACGGCTCCTACCTTGCCGGTGCCAACTTAACCAATGCGAATCTCAGTCAAGCGGATTTACGACAAACCCATTTGCATCATGCCAATTTTTCGGGGGCGACCTTGACGGAGGTGGTGTTACGCTACGCCCAGATGCAAGGGGTCATTTTAGATGCCGCCCAGCTAAGCCAGATTGATGACTCGGGTGCAGTTGGGATAAAGAACAACTCCCCTAACCTCTGA
- the tmk gene encoding dTMP kinase, which translates to MAGQLIVFEGIEGAGKTTQLQRAAAWLRSQVAVPVLTTREPGGTLLGQELRHLLLKVRDADEISPRSELLLYASDRAQHVDQYLKPNLAQGAIILCDRYTHSTLAYQGYGRQLDLKLIQQLNAIATGGLQPHLTFWLDLAPEVGLQRIQQRGEPNRLEREALAFHQRVRQGYLSLAQQDPERMIRLNAEAPAEEIEQEITKILQKSLGQPLS; encoded by the coding sequence ATGGCAGGCCAATTGATTGTCTTTGAAGGAATCGAAGGAGCGGGGAAAACGACGCAACTGCAACGGGCGGCGGCGTGGCTGCGATCGCAGGTTGCGGTTCCGGTTCTGACGACTCGCGAGCCGGGGGGAACCCTCTTAGGGCAAGAGTTACGTCATTTATTGCTCAAGGTGCGAGATGCCGATGAGATTTCCCCTCGCTCAGAATTACTCCTCTATGCCAGCGATCGCGCCCAGCATGTGGACCAATACCTCAAGCCTAACCTAGCTCAGGGGGCGATTATCCTGTGCGATCGCTATACCCACTCCACGTTGGCCTATCAGGGCTATGGACGACAACTGGATCTCAAATTAATCCAACAGCTTAATGCGATCGCCACTGGGGGACTACAGCCCCACCTAACCTTCTGGTTAGATCTCGCCCCTGAAGTGGGCTTACAGCGAATTCAGCAGCGAGGAGAACCCAATCGCCTGGAACGAGAAGCCCTCGCCTTCCATCAGCGAGTCCGTCAGGGCTATCTCAGCCTAGCCCAACAGGACCCGGAACGGATGATTCGCCTCAATGCTGAGGCCCCCGCCGAGGAGATTGAACAAGAAATCACAAAAATTTTGCAAAAGAGCCTAGGCCAGCCCTTATCATGA
- a CDS encoding Npun_F5560 family protein, with product MVNLTESLNPQELRAEVAHLQEEVKMRDQLVQQLSQELFRLVKGSGNATPAASNQGQSEQLQLLHAQLSEVEQQVDFYQQQIAERDRELVQQRQTVQELNDRARMLEQVVQELPEIYKQKFAERLKPVQERVEMLQRENRQLHSELQSVSYRLAQRTRRQSGNLDLPSFEESQQRASLPSFGGA from the coding sequence TTGGTAAACCTGACAGAATCTCTCAACCCGCAAGAACTTCGGGCTGAAGTCGCGCACCTGCAAGAAGAAGTGAAGATGCGAGATCAACTCGTGCAGCAACTTTCTCAGGAACTGTTCCGGCTCGTCAAGGGCAGTGGCAACGCCACCCCAGCCGCCAGCAACCAGGGGCAGAGTGAGCAACTGCAACTGCTCCATGCCCAACTTTCTGAAGTCGAGCAACAAGTCGACTTTTACCAACAACAGATTGCCGAGCGCGATCGCGAACTGGTGCAGCAGCGCCAAACGGTGCAAGAACTCAACGATCGCGCTAGAATGTTAGAGCAAGTCGTACAAGAGCTTCCTGAGATTTATAAACAAAAGTTTGCAGAGCGGCTTAAGCCCGTTCAGGAACGAGTCGAGATGTTACAGCGAGAAAATCGTCAGCTCCATTCCGAGCTACAAAGTGTCAGCTATCGCCTCGCGCAGCGGACGCGCCGCCAGTCTGGAAACCTAGATTTACCGAGTTTTGAGGAGTCTCAACAGCGGGCATCTCTCCCCTCCTTCGGTGGCGCCTAA
- a CDS encoding DedA family protein produces the protein MSEAISLEAVEEIARQYGYWAVFFGISMENAGVPLPGETLTLVGGFLAGEGELDYWIVLLCATGGAILGDNFGYWIGKWGGFPLMLRVGRLLRIPDEQLYSLRNQFANNAAKAVFLGRFVALLRIFAGPLAGISEMPYGKFFLCNAAGATVWASVMVSLSFFVGRLVPLEKLVSGVATFSVGALLLLVLAIAVPRLLELRNPLNVEEK, from the coding sequence ATGTCTGAGGCAATCTCTTTAGAAGCGGTCGAAGAAATCGCCCGTCAGTACGGATACTGGGCGGTTTTTTTTGGAATCTCCATGGAAAATGCCGGGGTTCCCCTTCCCGGAGAAACCTTAACGCTTGTGGGTGGTTTTTTAGCCGGAGAGGGGGAACTTGACTATTGGATTGTTCTCCTCTGCGCCACGGGGGGAGCAATCCTGGGAGACAATTTTGGTTATTGGATTGGCAAGTGGGGAGGGTTTCCCCTCATGTTGCGTGTCGGTCGGCTGTTGCGGATTCCAGATGAACAACTGTACAGCCTGCGAAATCAATTTGCCAACAATGCGGCAAAAGCCGTGTTTCTGGGGCGTTTTGTGGCTCTGCTGCGAATTTTTGCCGGTCCCCTAGCGGGAATTTCTGAGATGCCCTATGGCAAGTTCTTTCTCTGTAACGCTGCTGGGGCAACGGTTTGGGCCTCGGTGATGGTGAGTCTCTCCTTTTTCGTGGGGCGCTTGGTTCCTTTAGAGAAACTCGTCTCTGGGGTAGCGACCTTTAGTGTGGGGGCTTTACTGTTGCTAGTGTTGGCGATCGCCGTTCCCCGCCTCTTAGAATTGCGTAACCCCTTGAACGTCGAGGAAAAATAA
- a CDS encoding SDR family oxidoreductase: MTSHSTNRSAKTIVLTGVSRGLGQAMLEGFIAQGHRLFGCATDEGAIAQLQKTYGDPHQFAVVDLADDGQVQRWSQQVLQEIQGPNILINNAGVINEPAPVWEMSAPEFDRVIDVNIKGVANVLRHFVPAMIRQEGGIIVNFSSTWGRSTSPEVAPYCASKWAIEGLTRSLSQELPRHLAAVALNPGVINTDMLQICFGSSANNYTTPKAWARSAVPFILNLTPQDNGKAATVPG, from the coding sequence ATGACTTCCCATTCTACAAACCGTTCTGCCAAAACCATTGTCCTGACTGGGGTCAGTCGCGGACTCGGACAGGCGATGCTAGAGGGGTTCATTGCCCAGGGCCATCGCCTGTTCGGCTGTGCAACGGATGAGGGGGCGATCGCCCAACTCCAGAAAACCTACGGAGATCCCCATCAGTTCGCCGTCGTGGATTTGGCGGATGATGGGCAAGTGCAACGATGGAGTCAACAGGTTCTCCAGGAAATTCAGGGTCCCAATATTCTGATTAATAATGCCGGAGTCATCAACGAACCGGCCCCAGTCTGGGAGATGTCTGCCCCGGAGTTTGATCGCGTTATCGATGTCAACATTAAGGGGGTGGCCAACGTCTTGCGCCATTTTGTCCCTGCCATGATTCGGCAAGAAGGGGGAATTATCGTCAACTTCAGTTCCACCTGGGGGCGCAGTACCTCCCCGGAAGTCGCCCCCTACTGTGCCAGCAAATGGGCCATTGAGGGCTTAACGCGATCGCTCTCCCAGGAACTTCCCCGTCATTTGGCTGCTGTCGCCTTGAACCCTGGTGTCATCAATACCGATATGTTACAAATCTGTTTCGGCAGCAGTGCCAACAACTACACCACGCCCAAGGCCTGGGCCCGTTCAGCGGTTCCCTTCATCCTCAACCTAACCCCCCAAGACAATGGTAAAGCGGCCACTGTTCCGGGCTGA
- a CDS encoding DUF2059 domain-containing protein, with protein sequence MFGLVMKRTVFSLILVNLLAPLSLGTVASIIPSRWTQPVIAQSPNQIFDDPEITPEQEALIHEIIRATNEMNVMLESVRLTLEGMPQFPAQLREEYLGRFEADYLDLVTPIYAEYYTQEELEALLGFYQSDAGRAIAQRAPDVARNAFNRVSIWAEVNILDILQDMGY encoded by the coding sequence ATGTTTGGCCTCGTTATGAAACGCACGGTTTTTTCGTTGATCCTTGTGAATCTTTTAGCCCCGCTGAGTCTGGGGACTGTTGCCTCGATCATCCCGTCACGTTGGACTCAACCTGTCATCGCTCAGTCTCCTAACCAAATTTTTGACGATCCCGAGATTACGCCAGAACAGGAGGCGCTGATTCATGAGATTATTCGCGCTACCAATGAGATGAATGTGATGCTTGAGTCGGTGCGACTGACATTAGAAGGGATGCCACAATTCCCGGCCCAGCTGCGGGAAGAGTATCTGGGCCGGTTTGAGGCGGATTATCTGGATTTGGTGACGCCAATTTATGCGGAATATTACACTCAGGAGGAGTTGGAGGCACTATTGGGGTTTTATCAGTCTGATGCAGGTCGGGCCATTGCTCAACGCGCTCCGGATGTGGCGCGCAATGCGTTTAATCGGGTTTCAATCTGGGCTGAAGTTAATATTCTCGATATCTTGCAGGATATGGGATATTAG
- a CDS encoding DNA phosphorothioation system restriction enzyme — translation MPLDLASVLPSGRPRLPSDLTLRPYQEQAIANWFAASGRGTLKMATGSGKTITALAIASRLHQAIGLQVLLIICPYRHLVTQWDRECRRFDLDPILAFESIHHWQGPLTRSLTAVRSQSLPFLTIITTNATLMRDRFQWQLKYLPAKTLIIGDEVHNLGAPRLETALPRHIGLRLGLSATPERHFDDEGTDAVLGYFGNVLQPELSLGDAIQAGALVRYQYYPLFVPLTSWESEQYAKLTHRIGWALGDDSRDPDELTALLVKRSRLIGTASRKLDILRWMMRSRLNTSHTLFYCSDGCDSETNTPQIEAVVRLLGRELGFRINTYTAETSINEREQLRQQFEAGELQGLVAIRCLDEGVDIPAIRTAAILASSSNPRQFVQRRGRILRPHPSKDHATLFDTIVLPPELDRETWEVERNLLKKELKRFLEFAELADNAEEAQQQLRGLQAKYGISDN, via the coding sequence ATGCCGTTGGATTTAGCCTCAGTTCTCCCTAGTGGACGACCCCGACTGCCCTCAGACCTAACCTTACGCCCCTATCAGGAACAGGCGATCGCCAATTGGTTCGCCGCCAGTGGCCGAGGAACCCTGAAGATGGCTACCGGAAGCGGCAAAACCATCACCGCCCTCGCCATCGCCAGCCGACTGCATCAAGCCATCGGCTTACAGGTTCTGCTGATTATCTGTCCCTACCGCCATCTCGTCACCCAATGGGATCGCGAATGTCGTCGCTTCGACTTAGATCCAATTCTCGCCTTTGAAAGCATCCACCACTGGCAAGGCCCCCTAACCCGTAGTCTCACCGCCGTGCGATCGCAGAGTTTACCCTTTCTGACGATTATCACCACCAACGCCACCCTGATGCGCGATCGCTTCCAATGGCAACTCAAATACCTCCCCGCCAAAACCCTCATCATTGGCGATGAAGTCCACAACCTTGGCGCACCCCGCCTCGAAACCGCCCTCCCCCGTCACATCGGCTTACGGCTTGGCCTCTCCGCCACCCCAGAACGCCACTTCGACGACGAAGGAACCGATGCCGTTCTCGGCTATTTCGGCAACGTCTTACAACCGGAACTCAGCCTCGGCGATGCCATCCAAGCCGGGGCCCTCGTGCGCTATCAATACTATCCCCTATTCGTTCCCCTCACCTCCTGGGAAAGCGAACAATATGCCAAACTTACCCATCGCATTGGCTGGGCCTTAGGGGACGACAGCCGCGATCCCGACGAACTCACTGCCCTACTGGTGAAGCGATCGCGCCTCATCGGAACCGCCAGCCGTAAACTGGACATCTTGCGCTGGATGATGCGATCGCGCCTAAACACCAGTCACACCCTGTTTTACTGTAGCGACGGCTGCGACAGCGAAACCAACACCCCGCAAATCGAAGCCGTGGTGCGTCTGCTGGGGCGAGAACTGGGGTTCCGCATCAACACCTACACCGCCGAAACCTCCATCAACGAACGGGAACAACTGCGCCAGCAATTTGAAGCCGGAGAACTCCAGGGATTAGTCGCCATCCGTTGTCTCGACGAAGGGGTCGATATTCCCGCCATCCGCACCGCCGCCATTCTCGCCAGCAGCAGCAACCCCCGCCAATTCGTCCAACGTCGCGGCCGTATCCTGCGCCCCCATCCCAGTAAAGACCATGCCACCTTATTTGATACCATCGTTTTACCCCCAGAACTTGACCGTGAAACTTGGGAAGTCGAACGCAACTTATTAAAAAAAGAACTCAAACGCTTTCTTGAATTTGCCGAACTCGCTGACAACGCCGAAGAAGCTCAACAACAACTACGAGGACTTCAAGCAAAATATGGCATTAGTGATAATTGA